A single region of the Salmo trutta unplaced genomic scaffold, fSalTru1.1, whole genome shotgun sequence genome encodes:
- the LOC115183175 gene encoding gamma-glutamylaminecyclotransferase-like produces the protein MRGCRGPALLTSLLIYLPPVQMTYIFVYGTLKNGQPNYFRMLPDQGNGKAEFCGHARTVDGYPLVIAGNYNIPFLLNRPGEGHRVRGEVYKVDDAMLSFLDAFEGCPTMYQRTSVQIELEDWKVEGREKRSPGSIMEAFFYSTTSYQPAWLKHNFYESYDAYGDHGLVYIDRKDRPPLKDL, from the exons ATGAGAGGCTGTCGGGGACCTGCTTTACTCACTTCTCTGTTG ATCTACCTCCCGCCGGTCCAGATGACTTATATCTTTGTCTATGGGACTCTGAAGAACGGTCAGCCCAACTACTTCAGGATGCTGCCGGACCAAGGGAACGGGAAAGCTGAGTTCTGTGGTCACGCCCGTACCGTAGATGGCTACCCGCTGGTGATCGCTGGGAATTACAACATCCCCTTCCTGCTGAACCGTCCCGGGGAGGGCCACAGGGTCCGGGGGGAGGTGTACAAGGTAGATGACGCCATGCTGAGCTTCCTGGATGCCTTCGAGGGCTGCCCAACCATGTACCAACGCACCTCCGTTCAGATAGAGTTGGAGGACTGgaaggtggaggggagagagaagaggagcccGGGCAGCATAATGGAGGCCTTCTTCTACAGCACCACCTCCTACCAACCTGCCTGGCTCAAACACAACTTCTATGAGAGCTACGACGCCTACGGAGACCATGGCTTGGTCTACATCGACAGGAAGGACAGACCTCCACTGAAGGATCTATAG